One stretch of Candidatus Palauibacter australiensis DNA includes these proteins:
- a CDS encoding MFS transporter: MRANVASFLQLVVGAARRILNMRRGEFSLAVLSALFFFLVLCGYFFLRPVREAMGVARGMDDLRWLFALTSVASLFAVLVFGGVVARTNRRRFIPIAYLFVIACLIGFATLLIQDVRAGGGLIGTDAETGLARGVGYTFYVWLSVINLFSTSVFWAFMVDVFDVDQGKRMFPFIGIGGTLGALIGGRGASFVSGLTESPYLPAGLMLIGAGCFALAIAVMLILDRRAGASDLSRLGAASDGGPTAADGGAAESGPRRRGEGGTRIGGGALEGLRAVFTSPYLLGVGLWVVFMAISNTLIYFTQANVILEATDTFSQRVGSFADFDSLAQFGTLLTQIFVTTHLIRKLGVGWTLAILPLVTVLGFVVLAVWPIYGVMMIFQAVHRATRYAISRPSRETLFSVVPPAEKYKGKPIVDVFLYRGGDLAGAGIDSLFAMLGLTLAWVAMSTAPLAGMWIVLSIGLGRAQARRVDS; the protein is encoded by the coding sequence GTGAGAGCGAACGTGGCCAGCTTCCTGCAACTTGTCGTCGGCGCCGCCCGGCGGATCCTCAACATGCGGCGGGGCGAATTCAGCCTCGCGGTGTTGTCCGCGCTCTTCTTCTTCCTCGTCCTCTGCGGCTACTTCTTCCTCCGTCCCGTGCGCGAGGCGATGGGCGTGGCCCGCGGGATGGACGACCTGCGCTGGCTCTTCGCCTTGACTTCGGTGGCCTCCCTGTTCGCGGTCCTCGTCTTCGGGGGCGTCGTCGCGCGGACGAACCGGCGGCGCTTCATCCCGATCGCGTACCTGTTCGTCATCGCCTGCCTGATCGGCTTCGCGACGCTTCTGATCCAGGATGTGCGGGCGGGCGGCGGCCTCATCGGCACCGACGCGGAGACCGGCCTCGCGCGCGGCGTGGGCTACACCTTCTACGTGTGGCTGAGCGTCATCAACCTCTTCTCGACCAGCGTATTCTGGGCCTTCATGGTCGACGTGTTCGACGTCGACCAAGGGAAGAGGATGTTCCCCTTCATCGGGATCGGGGGCACCCTCGGGGCGCTCATCGGGGGGCGCGGCGCGAGCTTCGTCAGCGGACTCACCGAGAGTCCCTACCTGCCCGCCGGCCTCATGCTGATCGGGGCCGGCTGCTTCGCGCTCGCGATCGCCGTCATGCTGATCCTCGACCGGAGGGCCGGGGCGTCGGACCTGTCCCGGCTCGGAGCGGCCTCGGACGGCGGACCGACAGCGGCGGACGGCGGCGCGGCGGAGTCCGGACCCCGGCGGCGAGGCGAGGGCGGCACGCGCATCGGTGGCGGGGCGCTGGAAGGGCTGCGCGCCGTGTTCACCTCGCCTTACCTGCTCGGCGTCGGCCTCTGGGTCGTGTTCATGGCGATCTCGAACACCCTGATCTACTTCACCCAGGCGAACGTCATCCTCGAGGCCACGGACACGTTCAGCCAGCGGGTCGGGAGCTTCGCCGACTTCGACTCGCTGGCGCAGTTCGGAACCCTGCTCACGCAGATCTTCGTCACGACCCACCTGATCCGGAAGCTGGGCGTCGGGTGGACGCTGGCCATCCTGCCGCTCGTCACCGTGCTCGGGTTCGTCGTGCTCGCCGTGTGGCCGATCTACGGGGTGATGATGATCTTCCAGGCCGTCCACCGCGCGACGCGGTACGCGATTTCGCGGCCCTCGCGGGAAACGCTGTTCTCGGTCGTGCCGCCCGCGGAGAAGTACAAGGGGAAGCCGATCGTCGACGTCTTCCTGTACCGTGGCGGCGACCTCGCGGGCGCCGGGATCGACAGCCTGTTCGCGATGCTCGGCCTCACGCTGGCCTGGGTGGCGATGTCCACGGCGCCGCTGGCAGGGATGTGGATCGTCCTCTCCATCGGCCTCGGACGGGCCCAGGCACGGCGCGTGGATTCCTGA
- a CDS encoding glycerophosphodiester phosphodiesterase, which translates to MLPDDLFGPGSPLRVIGHRGAAAFAPENTLPSFEHAVRVGADAVELDLHRSADGRLMVIHDPSLPRTTEGTGDVEALTRDELRAFDAGYRFTTDHGKTFPFRETGVGIPTLEEVLEAVGDLPVIAEIKSAAAGHELGAWLQRSGNRADRERILVGGFERGEVEPASRHARWHCAYQDELRAYVLFGKVGLGRRFAPAGCAAAMLPERQGALRIVTPRFVRRAHADGMGVFVWTVNHPDDMRRLLDWGVDGLVSDAPGRARRILDERDAQGGAGEHAAA; encoded by the coding sequence GTGCTGCCCGACGATCTGTTCGGTCCCGGGTCGCCGCTGCGGGTCATCGGCCACCGCGGGGCGGCGGCGTTCGCGCCGGAGAACACGCTCCCTTCCTTCGAGCACGCGGTGCGCGTGGGGGCCGACGCGGTGGAACTCGACCTGCACCGGAGCGCGGACGGCCGCCTCATGGTCATCCACGATCCGAGCCTCCCCCGCACCACGGAAGGGACGGGGGACGTCGAGGCGCTGACCCGAGACGAACTGCGCGCCTTCGACGCCGGGTACCGCTTCACGACGGATCACGGGAAGACCTTCCCCTTCCGGGAGACGGGCGTCGGCATCCCTACCCTCGAAGAGGTGCTCGAAGCGGTGGGCGACCTGCCCGTGATCGCGGAGATCAAGTCGGCGGCGGCAGGGCACGAACTGGGCGCCTGGCTGCAGCGGAGCGGGAATCGCGCGGACCGGGAGCGGATCCTGGTCGGCGGCTTCGAGCGCGGGGAAGTGGAGCCCGCGAGCCGGCACGCGCGCTGGCACTGCGCCTACCAGGACGAACTCCGCGCGTACGTCCTGTTCGGCAAGGTCGGCCTCGGCCGCCGCTTCGCCCCCGCCGGTTGCGCGGCCGCCATGCTGCCCGAACGGCAGGGCGCGCTGCGCATCGTCACGCCGCGCTTCGTGCGGCGCGCCCACGCCGACGGGATGGGCGTCTTCGTGTGGACCGTGAACCACCCCGATGACATGCGGCGCCTGTTGGACTGGGGCGTCGACGGCCTCGTGAGCGACGCCCCGGGGCGGGCCCGCCGGATCCTGGACGAGAGGGACGCGCAGGGAGGCGCGGGAGAGCATGCCGCAGCCTGA